Within the Massilia sp. H6 genome, the region GGTTCACTTCTGACGGTTTGAAGACGGCGTGGCTGAAGAAGATCGGTACTATTAAAGGCCTGAACGACGTATGTGATCACATTGCGGAAGTCTTGATCCGCAAGCACGAGGGCAACAAAGTCCGATCCTTCCCGTATTTTCCGTTCAAGGGAGGTGTGCTGAACATGCTGTCACTTGAGGTCGTTCCTAAGAAGTACCGACCGCTGCCCCTTCACGCATCTACTGTCGTTTACGACCCAACCGCCGAAGCGCCTTTGTTTACACGCGTCGTCAACGAGATCTTTGAGAACGATGAGGACATGGTGCGGTTTATGTTCCAGCTTTTCGGCCTCATGTTGCTTGGCCGCCCTGAGCAATATTTCTTTGTTTGGCTGGGTCGTTCGGCAAACAACGGTAAATCGCTCTTGGTGAAAGTCATGAAGAGTATTCTGGGGCCCTACTTCACCTTCCTACCCACAGCGGCGCTGATGGTGAAGTCACACACCTCAGACGGCGCAAACCCCGCTATCGCGCAATTGGCAGGGAAGCGTCTCGCTGTTGTTTCGGAACCTACAGCCAAGCAGTCGCTCGACTCTAGCTTAATTAAGCAGATTACTGGTGATGGCCACATCAACGTCCGCGACAACTATGGCTCACCCAAAGATATGCCGGTAGAAGCCGTGATTTTGATGGTCGCAAACTACATGCCTGCCGCCATGGATGATGACAACGGCCTATGGCGCCGTGCCCTTGTCGTTCCATTCAACCGCACGTTCACGCCGGAAGAGGACGACAAAGACCTTGCGGGCAAGCTCGAGAGGGAGCGGCCCGGCATTTTGAACATGATGCTTGAGGGCGCGCACGACTACTTACGGCATGGCCTGGTTGTGCCCGAAAAGGTCCGCGACTTTGTTGCTCTCCAACGTCACGAGGTCGATCCGTTCGAGGCATTCCTTGCCGAATGCTTGAGCGAGTCACCCGGAAGCGCGACTCTGCTCAAAGACATTTATGCCGCCTACCTGACTTGGTACAAGCAAAACACCCGGCTGCGTCGGATGACTAAACCTGAGCTGATCAAACGCCTTCAGCGGCTGTTCCTTAAAGGTGCTCGAGGTCACCTTCCTTTGTTTGAGGGCGTGGTAGTGGTTGGCGCATAAACCGAGGCTGGCGCACGCCAAAGCAGGCTAGTCGCAGCCGCGAAGCGCGTGCGCCAATTCAGCAGAGACGGCAATTTGCATTGATATACATCGTATATTAATCGTTCAGGGAGTAAGAACATGACCAAGATAAACCGTTGGGGAAATAGTCTCGGGCTACGCCTGCCGAAGGAAATAGCGGCTAGTGCCGGGTTAATTTCGGGAGCTTACGTAAGAGTCCGGTTATTGGACTGCGGCGCATTGCTGGTCACGCCTGTTGCGGTTCCAATTGCTATCGCCACTCCGGCCATTGGGGTCAAGTCACCGAGAGAAGTCGTGAAGTGGTGATCTAATCCGATCTCGCTCAGACTGGCAACCCGCAACACATCACTTGAGAGCGCATGTCCACATTACTATGTAGTTGTCGGCCCAACTACAGCGCTGGCTGGCCTAAATGCTGAAACAGCCACATGCCGCACTTTGTACTTCGGAGCGCCACTCCCAATACGCGGCAGGTGAAATTCGCCTACGAATGCCAGCCCTAGGCGGCGACTGCAGTCGGTTACCTGAAGTCCATCATACTCAGTCGACTTCGCTGCGAACTCGGTTCGCCAGTTCAGCATTCGGCCGCTACAATTGTCACGTTGCACATAGATCAGCAGAGCACCTGCATTGTGATTCGGCGTACCTCCGCTTAAGATGTTCAAAGTAGATCAACTGTGGCCTCCCAATTGCACATTGAACAATTATTGCACAGGTGACTCTACTTGCGGCAATTGCGTCATTGCTTCGACGCCGCGTTGACTCTCTGCAACATCGCTTCCGCTTTTAGAACACCGGAATTACAGCAGAGTAGGTATCTTCCTTTGACTAGCAGGCCTGATGTACCGTGCAAGCGAAGCTGAGCTTCTATGACCGGTCTGGCCGGAGATAAGGAAAGTTGCCATGCCTGCTTCCGCTGCTTCGGTGCAGAAGCCGGCACGCAGGCTATGTCCGGCCACGTCCTTGGCCGCTTGATCGCCGGACATCGTTCGCACTGCAGCCTTCACGATCAACGCTACTGATTTCGGCACGAGCGCCGCGTCACCGACAATATGGTCATGACGACTTATTTGCCGAAAGAGCGGACCTGCACTTATCTCAGAGATAGCGAGCCAGTGGCGCAGTGCCTTCACCGGGCAACGAGCCCCACGCGCATGAGGAATAAAGACCGTGCGTCCGACTCCTTCCTGGTCAGTTTTCGAGCGTCGAATTAATAGCTCGATACCGGTATCGTATGCAGTTACGTCCTCGACGCGCAACGCGACTATTTCTGAGCGGCGCAGAGCGGCGGCGAAACCACAAAGAATCAGAGCCGAATCCCTGGCTCGACGCATCGGCTTGCTTTTGTCGATATGGACCATCAACTCCAGTAGGTCATCCTTCACGAGGGCTCTAACCTGCCGTTGCTTGACACCAATGGTTCTTCGTATGCCAATCATTGTTTGCTTGACCATACGGTTCATGGTTGGAGACTCAAGACCTTTGTCGGTATGTGCACGGTGTATAGCAATGAGGCGATGTTGAAGTGTAGCGATGGCCAGTGTTCCTGCAAAGCGAGCCAGATATTCAGCCACAAACTCTGGCGTCGCTGGCACACTGCCGCCGTGCTGGTAAAAGTGCCGCATGTCGTCAGCGTACGAGCGCAGCGTCGCTTTTGATTGTGCTGCAGCAGCGTAAGTGGCCGCGAGCGCTGCCGAGCTGCCAACGGCGGTTTCTATCGACCTGCTCGAGACAGAGGTTGACGGGAAGGGGACAACGAGTGGTGTTAGCCGATTTGAAGTTTTCATGGCTGGTTTAGTGACTCACAATAATAGATTAGAGGCATCTGACGAACTTGAAAAAAACGGCGGCGCAATGGCCGCCGGTCATAGGGAAGTTAAACCTCCAAGTTCAATACTCTTCCGGAAGAAGTAGCGTTGTACATGCACGGTCGCCTTCTGTAATCACCCATAGCCGTGCGCTGCCCAGGTTGAAGGACGAAAGGATACGTTCGCCGTCTTCGATGGCGTCTTTGTTAGCTTGGGCATCTTGCGCTCCGACAGTACCAAAGTCACCACGCTGATGTCTGTCCAAAAATAGTGCAGCGGTCGTCCCGGTGCGATCAAGCAGGTCAAGTGCCCCAGGTGTGGCACGGATGCACCCGAGTTGGAATAGCGCAGGGCCATTTTGAGCGCAGTGTTCCCGTCTGGCAGATGCCTGATGGTTTAAGCTCATTTTTTACCTCATTGTGAAGTGACTGCCACGCCGCGACGACGCTCGGCCATTCGGCCGTGCTAATTAACCATGAGATTCGGGTTGAAAGATACTGTGCAATGCCGACGGCGTGCGGAGGTTATGGCCACGACCTGTCAGGTCGTGGCGGTCCTGAAGAACCTTATTTCTTAGGCGTCGTTGCCTTCATCGCGTGTACGCCGATGTACCAAGCTGGCGCTAAAACGTCTACGTCAGTTCTTACCTGCTGCTTCGGATCGGCTGCCCCAGGCAACATTGCATAAATTACCAACTTACCATCGTGACTGGCTTTAGCCCGATGGAGAACTGCAGCCTCACCAGTCTCATAGTCAGCGTCGTACCGTACTAAGGCGATTGCAAGGTCGGGAAGGTTTGCGATCTTCGTCACCTCTTTCCAGACAGTGAAAACTAGCCCAAAGCTGGCTCCAATGCTGGACAAAAGTTCTTCCGTCAAGTATTGGTAATATGGACCAGTCTTGGGCATGCCAAGTGCCTCCGCGGCTTTGAAAACGTCTGGCAAGGTAGTGCGCGCCACTATGGCAATCGCGCAGAAGAGATCCGCGTGCCTGTCACCTTGGGTGCTCACGTGACCGTAAGCGGGTTCAAAACCTGCAGCTGTTGACTTGAGAATTGCTGGGATTGTGGTCATGTCAAACTCCTGAATTGATAAGGAAATACGCGCAGCGGCGCCCATCCGGCGATGAGCCGGTAGCGAAAAATGTTCTAAGGTTTAGTTCGGGATACGGTCGTATCAGAGCTGAGGGTCGACCATTTTGAGATGCGCTGCTGCGCGTTGGTCAAGCACGTTGGCTATTCGCCGTCACATTGCTTGCAACTACAGTATACCACCGAATGATGTCAAAAAAATAATTGAATAACTTTACGTCAGGCAGAAAAACTCTCCTCGCTGCCACCTTGGTGACGGGAACGGCCGCTCTTCATGCGGGGACTATAGTTATTTGCGTCGGCTATCGACCCAATGCAGTCATCTGTTGAAGTCATGCGTAGCGCTAAAACCAGCCCATAAGGCTAGCAGGCTGCAAATGAGACTCAAAACAACATAGATCAACGCTACACCTACCTCATCTCGGCGTAGCAAATGAAATGTCTCAAGGCCGAACGCTGAAAAGGTGGTGAAACCGCCTAGGATTCCAGTCATAAGAAAAAGTCGGGCATGTGGTGTGAACGAGCTATCCCTTAGTGCGAATCCAGCAAGTAGCCCCATCACACAACAGCCGATAACGTTGACTAAAAATGTTCCCAGAGGAAATCTCCAAATCACTGTTTGCTGGAGTATCCAGCTAGACAGTTTAAATCTCAAAACCGAGCCTATCGCTCCTCCAGCAGCTACAAGTAGTACAGATTTCATCCCTCGTTCCCTAGAATTTTCGTTGCGCCTCAGGTTCCTAAAGCATTCTCCGCTTTTGGCCGAACCCGGCCGTTAAGCTCAGCATAGCAGCTCACCGCAATGGGTGGACAGCCGGTCCTACCAGAGTTAGTAGCTCAATCGGACACGCTAGCATCGGACTGACCCGACGGTCGGTCTGATGGACGCATTCGAGCTCTGTATGTAACGCCGGTGTACAGCATTCGTACCAGCACACTCACAGGTATTCCTAGTTTAAGCCGGCGCCGACATCCGCTGGACTTGCGAAAGCCGCCGTGTACGCACCCCGTGTCCCCTTTAGTGCCACAGATGGTCGTTAAACTTGCGTTGAACGCTGCAATATACAGCGCTGTGATGGCTCGCCCGCTCACCACCGTAATGTCGAAACTGTTGGCCGCTGCGGACCTGCATGCCCGACTGTTGGCGCGTCCAGCGTGACCTTGCGGCGCGCACGTTTTCTATGCTGCGCCATGCGGAGCGCTACCGTAGCCGTGCCACCGCGACGTTCGAAAACGTAATTCGTGCACGTGAAATCACGGCAGGCTGCTGCTCTAGCGGGCAGACGAAAAAATAAATGCGCTGAAATGGAATAAAGCAGCTGCAGATCCGTTCACCCAAGTAGGAACAGCTCGTTCTATCACATCCACCCAGGGAGCCCACCATGAAAACTGCACCTCTTGCCCTTCTACTTGCCATCACTGCTGGTGTCACACATCCGGCCTTCGCAGGACCGGCCCTCGACGCCGCCCAGGCACATATTGCGGCAGTCGGCGCCAGCGAGCGTGCCGCCATCGTGCGCGACTACGCCGACGACGCGCGCTTGACCTGGGTAGGCGGCCCGCTGGACGGCACCTATACCGGCCCCGTAGCCATCGGCGCGGTTTGGGACAAGTTCGGCGCTGCCGCCGGGCCGGCCCGCGTGACCGTCATGGGCATCGACGAAACGGCCAACCCGAAGGGCGCCACAGTGGTTGCCACCGTACGCTTCGACGGGAAAATCCAGGTCAAGGTACGCTACGTGCTGACCTACCGCGACGGCAAGCTTGTGAACGAAACCTGGCAGGTCGATCCCAAACCGGCCGCCAACTGATCCACGAAACGATGCGAACCTTGCCACCTGACGCCGGCGAGCAGCTCCTAGCCTGTATCCCAAGGCTGCGGCGCTATGCCCGCGCCTTGGCCGGGGATCGCGCCGACGCAGACGACCTGGTGCAGGACACGGTGGAACGTGGCTGGGCCCAGCTCGCTGCGTGGCAGCCGGGCAGCGACATGCGGGCATGGCTGTTCTCGATAATGCATAACGTACGTATCGACCAAGGGCGGCGGCGTAAAGTGCCAACCGAGCTACTGGACGACGACACACCCCAGCCCGCTGCCCCGGAACGTGTCTCTGCCGGCCTCGAACTGCGCGACGTGGACGCCGCGTTGCGCCTGCTGCCGGAGGAGCATAGGGAGATTCTGCTGCTGGTTGGACTCGAAGAAATGCGCTATGAGGACGTGGCGCTGACCCTAGGCCTCCCCGTCGGAACCGTTATGTCGCGGCTGTCGCGCGCCCGCGAGAAACTGCGTGTCTTGATGGAAGGCCGTGCCCCCGTCGTTGCCCTGAAAGTCGTCAAATGAGTATCCTCCCCATTACTGAAGCCGACCTGCACGCCTATGTCGATGGCCGCCTCCCTTCTGCACGCATGGCCGAAGTCGAAGCCTATCTTGCAGCGCACCCGGATGAAGCAGATCGGCTGCAAGTCTACGCGGCCCAGAACGCAGCCCTGCACGCCCTGTTCGATCCAGTGCTCGAGGAAATCGTGCCGTCGCGCGTTAGTGCGCCAGTGCGCCCTGGGTGGCAGTGGCGGTGGCAAAACCTGGCCGCGGGGCTGGCTATCGCCGTCCTCGGCGGCGGCGCGGGCTGGGGACTGCGCGGCGCCACCGACTACGACCCGCGGCTCGCGTCCGATTACACCCGTCCCGCCTTCAGCCAGCCAGCCAGGGGATTGGCGCATCAGGCCGCTGTTGCCCATGTGGTGTACAGCCCCGACGTGCGTCGCCCGGTTGAAATCGGCGCAGAACAGGAAGACCAGTTGGTCGCATGGCTATCGAAACGGCTTGGCAGCAAGATTCATCCACCGCGTCTCGGCAAGCTGGGCTACGAGCTCATCGGCGGACGCCTGCTGCCTGGTACCAGCGGCCCGGTGGCCCAGTTTATGTACCATGACCGCACTGGCCAGCGCCTCACGCTGTATGTTTCTAACGAACAGGCGCACAACCGCGATACGGGCTTCCGTTTTGCTGCAGAAGGTCCCGTCAACGTGTTCTACTGGATCGACGGCAAATTTGGCTATGCGCTCTCTGCCGGCATCGACAAGGGAGAACTAGCGCGGGTGGCAAGCGCCGTCTACGAACAACTGGAGACACCCGTATGAAATTCTCGCAACTGTTGACCGCAGTACTCTGGAGCACTGCAGCGGCGGCTCAGGGCCAGCCAGCGCCACTTCACAATCATGGTGGGAGCGCACCACCTTACTTCGTCGCCAGTAGCGACAGGCCCTACGCGGCGCTGGCGGGTGACGCCATGGCGATTATGGACCAGGGCATGCGGCGCGCGAATACCAATGGGGTCCCAGAGCACGACTTCGTCACGATGATGATTCCGCATCACCAAGGCGCCATCGACATGGCCAAAGCCATCCTGGTGCATAGCAAAGATCCAGGACTTCGTAACCTGGCCCAAGGAATTATTGTCGAACAGCAAAACGAAATCAAGATCATGCAGGCCTGGCTACAACGCTACCAGGCCTCCCGTAGCAAGCCGCAAAAGACCTCCACCGAAAAGGACTCACATGTACACCAATGAAATTCGCCGAGCGAGCACAAGCGCTTCAATTGCTATTGCCCTCGCTTCTCTCGTCGCGCTGGCAACGCCCGCATACGCGCTTCCCGGCCCCCAGGATCGTGTCTACACCGCGGACCAGAACAGCAATACTGTCTCGGTCATAGACCCGTCCACGAATACCCTGCTGGGCCAGATCCGCTTGGGCAACCAGCGCCCCGACGTGCTCTCGCCACTGTATAAGGGTGAGATCAACGTGCACGGGCTGGGCTTCTCGCCTGACCACAAGACACTGCTCGTCGTGTCCAATGGCTCCAATTCAGTCACCTTCATCGATACCGCGACCAACAAGGTCAAGGGCGTGACCTACATCGGCCGCTCGCCGCACGAGGGCTTCTTCACGGCCGACGGGCGTGAGGTCTGGGTCGTGGTGCGCGGCGAAGACTACATCTCGGTGATCGACCCAGCCACGTTCAAGGAAAAGCGCCGTATCCAAACAACTGGCGGACCCGGGATGGTGCTGTTCCATCCGAACGGTAAGCTCGCGTTCGTAGTGTCGAGCTTCAACCCGACCGTCGACGTCATCGACGTCAAGTCGCACAAGGTCGTCAAGCGCATTCCGGTGACGAGCCCGTTCTCACCCTTCCTGCAGTTCACTCCGGACAACAAAGAAGTCTGGATGACCCATAAGGACGTCGGCAAGGTCACCCGCATTGACACCGCTACGCTTGCTGTGAAAGGCGTGATCGACACCGGCTTCATCACCAATCACCTGGCCTTCGTCAAGACCGCCAGCGGCACGCATGCCTACGTAACGGTGGGCGGCGAAAACGTCGTTAAGGTCTTCACTACCGGCAACGCGCCGACACTGGTGGCGAGCATCCCCACTGGCGCGCTGCCTCACGGAATCTGGAGTTCAGATGATAGTAGCCGTCTCTACGTCGGCCTCGAGAATGGCGACGCGGTTGACGTCATCGACAGCGCCAGCAACAAGGTCATCGCGCGCGTGCCGGTTGGACAAGCGCCACAGGCACTGGTCTATGTTTCGAAGGCAGCACCCGACGGGGGGGGCAAGGCCAATCTCAGTCCGCGCGCGAATAGCGAGCCACTCAACATCGCGCTCAAGCCGGCCAACGGGGATGCGGCAGGATCGGTCGTGGCACGCAACTTGGGTGTCACCGATGCGCTAGAGGTAACGCTGCACAAGCTCAAGCCGGAAACTGTGTACAAGGTGTACGCCAGCGGCCAGGCGACGCCGGTAGCCAGTTTTAGGACAAATCCGAAAGGCATGGCCAATGGCACGGCCATCGGCCCAATGCGCGAAGTCGTCGGAAGCCTTTCCGCCAAACAGGGCACGGCCAGCCGCATTCTAGTCATGGAAGGCGATGCACCCGCAGATCCGGGCAAAGCGGTGCTGATGAGCATGCAATAAGCCGGCAAGCCGCGGCAAGGATAGTGAAATTAAAGAACGGGAATGTGCATGCTGCGCTTCTCTCCTGCCAGCATGCCGTGCCTTCCTGCGCCACATACGGCGCAGGAAAGCAAAGCAATGGTGACCGCTTGCTAAAGGGAATTTTAGCTAGGGAGCGTCGACGATAGCCGTAGTGAGTTAGCGCAGGTACACTAGCGAGATGAGTGTTCCAGCAAAAACGAAGTATTGAACGATCAACTGGGAAGAGTAAAACGCAGCGTTAGGGCGCCTGACTCTTCGCTCATCTGGTTGGACAAGGAGATGTGCAGGTAGGGCCGTGCTAGCAGTTAGCAAGGCCGATGTCCAAAGCACAGCGACGCTGCAATTCATCCCTGCCCGGGTATTAGGGGTCTGTTCATCTGCTTCTGCGTGAGGCGAAATGGATGTCGCGGAGCCTGCTCAAGCTGGACGGTCTAGATTAGCAGGGGCCCTACTTCGGCACCGTTAGTCGACGCCAAAAGCAATTGGCGGTAACGATCCTCATCTACCTTTTGTGAGCCCGCTGACTCCTCTTGAAGCCCTATTGGCCGTCGCAGGTCAGTCGTAAGACTCAAAACCCGTTGGACGCCTGTGGCAAAGCTTAATCACAAAAATGTTTTATGTCAGAAATCAGGTGAAGAATCAAAGAATAAGTATGCGTAAAACTACGCAATTTCGAATCCGCCCAATGGTCACGGAACCCGCGTTACTTCCCTGCCGCGGTAACCGTAGCCACGTACTGTCCGAGCAACTTGATCTGCTCGTCGGTCAAATTCTTAAACGCAGGCATTTGGCCGATACCGTTGCGAACGGCCTTTTCCACCCTTGTTGCGTCAGGCTTCAGTTCATCCAAACTGGGCCCGATGGCACCCTCCGCGCCAGCATTCTTTAGTGCATGGCACACCGCGCACGCTGGTACGGCCGTCTTGTTGAACAGCGTCCTGCCAGCCTCTAATTTGTCCTGCGCGAAAGCTGGCGAGCCGACAAGTGCTGCTGCAATTGCGGCGGACGTGGCCATACGTGTAATCGACGAATACATGGATATCCCTTAAACGACGGTAATAGTCAGCGCGTGATCGCGCCAGCTGTTATTGTTGTAGCCACCGGTGTTTTCCACACGGCCCTCTGGCTGGCGATTGCCCCGTGAATCAGTCACGACGCAGGCGATGGTGTAGGTACCGGGCTCAAGCTTCACCGGCAAAACGAACTGGCGCCATGCATAGCGGCCTAGATCCGGCCCTACCAGGCGCGCCGTCTTCCACGTCTTGCCACCGTCGACTGATACCTCGACTGACTTCACCGCATTCAGTCCACCAAACGCCACGCCCTTGATCTGTGCCCTTCCGGCCGATACCGCACCAGTTTCGGGCGCCGGCGAGTTGATCCATGATTTCGGTGACATCTCCCATACCGAAGGATGGCTCGGGTCGCCCTTCTGTCCCGGCGGTGAGATGCGGTAGCCGGTCTTCTGGATGGCAGCATCGGTTTGGGAAGCCGTAAACGCCAGCCTCTTGATGTACTTGATGTTGTTGACACCGGTGTAGCCGGGCACGATTAAACGCAGCGGCCCACCATGCGCGAGGGGAATCGGCTCGCCATTCATTTCCCAGGCCAACATGGCGTCAGCCATGGCCTTCGCGGGTACCGACCGCTCAACAATCACGCTTTTCGGGTCCAAACCCTCCGGCAATTTCTCTCCACCAGTACCAGTCATATACTGCATGCCGTCGATAATTCCGCCGAGCGCTTCCGTCAGGACGCGCACCGGCACACCGCTCCAAACCACGCAGCCCGCAGCGCCAACCTGCCAGGGAGTGCCGCTCGGCTTGTTCGGGAACAGGCCACGGCCATTGCCTGAGCATTGCAGTACCATCGCCATTGTCTCCAGGCCCATCGATTTCAAATCCTTCACACTCAATGTGCGGGGATTCTTTACGCCCTCGACCGCTACTTGCCAGCCGTCGCGGTCGGCGACAACCGATGCATCGGGCGCCGGCAGGTTATTGCGGATGTAGAGCTGGCTGGTCGGAGTTATGATACCTGTACCGAACGCGCTGCGCTTCGTCTCCAGCGTGCTGGCGGTATGCACGATCATCGATTCCGGGTTTTTCCAGTTGACATACGCTGGTAACGGTTTTGCTGCAATAGCAGTATCTGCCACCGCCTGTGCCATTGCAGATCTGGTGAATCCGGCTAACCCTGCTGCTGCCATGGCAGCAGTGCCACCTGCCAGCAGACGGCGACGGGTTGGGTCGGTAATGGGGGGCGGCCGGTCGGCATTTTCCAGTATGTGCGACATCGTTGTCTCCTTTGGATTTTTTAAATTATTGCTTCGGCGAACGCCCGACCTTTCCAATCCTACTCCTCATTACATGCGGTATCAATCATATTCACCGCGTCGCTGTTTTTCGGGCTGATGTACACGCGAATGCTGCCACCGGAAGCTCAGATGCCGTGCGGTAGTGCGGCAACCGAGACAATGGCAACCTTTTTGATACGGCGTCAAGCGTATAGACCTGGATCGCGCAGCATTGCGCTATAGGTAACCGTTGCGGCAAGTCGGCTGACTCCGGCTCAAGGAAGGCGATTGTGATGTTGAAGTTGAATTTTCAGCGAAGCTGGTACGGCGTATGCCAGGGAAGCCGCCTAAATGGCCAGACAAGCAGCGAACGTGGTCAAGCTGGTAGCTACGTAGCCAAACATTAGCAACCGTGCCCTAACGCGGTTTATTGAAAGTATTGCTTTGTCTGCAACATAAAGGCCCCGTCTATCACATCGGTTTGCCGGGATGGTCTAGTCCAAATTCAGTGCGAAAGTATAGCTAATTCTACCTACCCTCCAGCTCCGCTATACATGCCCTAACGTCAGTGGAAAAGAACGATAGAAAGGAAATGGTATTGCCGAGCTAGGCTATCGTTGAGGCAACGCGACACCGATGAGACATCAGAAACATGGTGTTGAAGAACTGAACACAAGACAAGCGTTAGTGCATGCTGTACGGAATCTGGGAGCAATTGATACAAGCACACTAACAACAAAAAAGCATTTGATTGTTGGCTTGCGTGTCAAATCGGTGATAAACTAACGAATTTCGTTGAAAATCAAGTACTTACAAATATAAAATGGCGGAAGCGGTGAGAGTCAAACCCATCTGGCGTTGAAGGCGCGCATTGCTGTGGCTGTTATACAGGCGGGATGGGAGGCCGAGGTGGAAGCGGAGGAGCGCAGCGCAGACGGTACGTTGGTCTGGAAAGCGGATGTCCTCGCGCGGCGGCAGAACGCGGCGGTCGCGTTCGAGGTGCAAATCTCGAATCCCGACTGGACAACCATGGGCGAGCGCCAGGCACGCTACAAGCAGAGCGGTGTGCGCGGGCTTTGGTTCGTCAAGACGAAGAAGCCGTTTCCAGTACAACATGCGCTGCCGATCTTCAACCTGGTCAGTGGCGAAGACGCGGCCTGGCCCGTTTCGCTCCACCACCCACAGGACTGGGAAAATGAGTGGTCCCAGGCTTGGGCCCTTTCCAATGTTACCGAGTTCGTCGGTCAGGCACTCAACGGAGG harbors:
- a CDS encoding site-specific integrase, which produces MKTSNRLTPLVVPFPSTSVSSRSIETAVGSSAALAATYAAAAQSKATLRSYADDMRHFYQHGGSVPATPEFVAEYLARFAGTLAIATLQHRLIAIHRAHTDKGLESPTMNRMVKQTMIGIRRTIGVKQRQVRALVKDDLLELMVHIDKSKPMRRARDSALILCGFAAALRRSEIVALRVEDVTAYDTGIELLIRRSKTDQEGVGRTVFIPHARGARCPVKALRHWLAISEISAGPLFRQISRHDHIVGDAALVPKSVALIVKAAVRTMSGDQAAKDVAGHSLRAGFCTEAAEAGMATFLISGQTGHRSSASLARYIRPASQRKIPTLL
- the crcB gene encoding fluoride efflux transporter CrcB, producing the protein MKSVLLVAAGGAIGSVLRFKLSSWILQQTVIWRFPLGTFLVNVIGCCVMGLLAGFALRDSSFTPHARLFLMTGILGGFTTFSAFGLETFHLLRRDEVGVALIYVVLSLICSLLALWAGFSATHDFNR
- a CDS encoding nuclear transport factor 2 family protein, which encodes MKTAPLALLLAITAGVTHPAFAGPALDAAQAHIAAVGASERAAIVRDYADDARLTWVGGPLDGTYTGPVAIGAVWDKFGAAAGPARVTVMGIDETANPKGATVVATVRFDGKIQVKVRYVLTYRDGKLVNETWQVDPKPAAN
- a CDS encoding RNA polymerase sigma factor; translated protein: MRTLPPDAGEQLLACIPRLRRYARALAGDRADADDLVQDTVERGWAQLAAWQPGSDMRAWLFSIMHNVRIDQGRRRKVPTELLDDDTPQPAAPERVSAGLELRDVDAALRLLPEEHREILLLVGLEEMRYEDVALTLGLPVGTVMSRLSRAREKLRVLMEGRAPVVALKVVK
- a CDS encoding anti-sigma factor; the protein is MSILPITEADLHAYVDGRLPSARMAEVEAYLAAHPDEADRLQVYAAQNAALHALFDPVLEEIVPSRVSAPVRPGWQWRWQNLAAGLAIAVLGGGAGWGLRGATDYDPRLASDYTRPAFSQPARGLAHQAAVAHVVYSPDVRRPVEIGAEQEDQLVAWLSKRLGSKIHPPRLGKLGYELIGGRLLPGTSGPVAQFMYHDRTGQRLTLYVSNEQAHNRDTGFRFAAEGPVNVFYWIDGKFGYALSAGIDKGELARVASAVYEQLETPV
- a CDS encoding DUF305 domain-containing protein, producing MKFSQLLTAVLWSTAAAAQGQPAPLHNHGGSAPPYFVASSDRPYAALAGDAMAIMDQGMRRANTNGVPEHDFVTMMIPHHQGAIDMAKAILVHSKDPGLRNLAQGIIVEQQNEIKIMQAWLQRYQASRSKPQKTSTEKDSHVHQ
- a CDS encoding YncE family protein, with amino-acid sequence MYTNEIRRASTSASIAIALASLVALATPAYALPGPQDRVYTADQNSNTVSVIDPSTNTLLGQIRLGNQRPDVLSPLYKGEINVHGLGFSPDHKTLLVVSNGSNSVTFIDTATNKVKGVTYIGRSPHEGFFTADGREVWVVVRGEDYISVIDPATFKEKRRIQTTGGPGMVLFHPNGKLAFVVSSFNPTVDVIDVKSHKVVKRIPVTSPFSPFLQFTPDNKEVWMTHKDVGKVTRIDTATLAVKGVIDTGFITNHLAFVKTASGTHAYVTVGGENVVKVFTTGNAPTLVASIPTGALPHGIWSSDDSSRLYVGLENGDAVDVIDSASNKVIARVPVGQAPQALVYVSKAAPDGGGKANLSPRANSEPLNIALKPANGDAAGSVVARNLGVTDALEVTLHKLKPETVYKVYASGQATPVASFRTNPKGMANGTAIGPMREVVGSLSAKQGTASRILVMEGDAPADPGKAVLMSMQ
- a CDS encoding cytochrome c; this translates as MYSSITRMATSAAIAAALVGSPAFAQDKLEAGRTLFNKTAVPACAVCHALKNAGAEGAIGPSLDELKPDATRVEKAVRNGIGQMPAFKNLTDEQIKLLGQYVATVTAAGK
- a CDS encoding sulfite oxidase, with amino-acid sequence MSHILENADRPPPITDPTRRRLLAGGTAAMAAAGLAGFTRSAMAQAVADTAIAAKPLPAYVNWKNPESMIVHTASTLETKRSAFGTGIITPTSQLYIRNNLPAPDASVVADRDGWQVAVEGVKNPRTLSVKDLKSMGLETMAMVLQCSGNGRGLFPNKPSGTPWQVGAAGCVVWSGVPVRVLTEALGGIIDGMQYMTGTGGEKLPEGLDPKSVIVERSVPAKAMADAMLAWEMNGEPIPLAHGGPLRLIVPGYTGVNNIKYIKRLAFTASQTDAAIQKTGYRISPPGQKGDPSHPSVWEMSPKSWINSPAPETGAVSAGRAQIKGVAFGGLNAVKSVEVSVDGGKTWKTARLVGPDLGRYAWRQFVLPVKLEPGTYTIACVVTDSRGNRQPEGRVENTGGYNNNSWRDHALTITVV